In Deltaproteobacteria bacterium CG11_big_fil_rev_8_21_14_0_20_42_23, the DNA window CGATGGCATCCACCACTTCGTAGGCTTCCTCAATGGTGTGTGCCGTAATGCTCTGATAGCTCTGCTTGAGATCCCACGGACAACCCTTTTCAGGGTGGCGAAGCAGGGCCATGATTTCGGTGAGTTGTGCGAATCCACGTTGTTTAAGCTGCATAGAATATCCTTTTTGAGGGAATGAATGGTTTTGCGTCAGAAATACGTGGAAGCGTTCTGCTTGAAAAGAAAAAATAAAAACCAAAGAATATCAAGAGCTTAACCCCCTTTAAAAGGCTTGGTTTTTGAGGTCTGCTTCTGTACACTACAGAGATATGATTTTATTCAGAAATTCCTACTTTTTTACCACTTCGGGGCTTGATCACTTTATCGTCACCCACGATGTAAAGGCCTTGATTGCCGAAGGAAATGTTGATCAGGGCGTGGTGCATATTATCGTGCCCAAGGCTGGAGCTTCAGTGATGCTTGCTGAAGACATTCCAGAAATAAAAGAGGCAGTGAAAAAAATGTTTTCTGTTTTCGAATCGCTCTCCGACGAGAAAGCAAAAAACAAAAGAAAAGAAGAACTGGAACTTTTCCCGCGCTTGCAGTCGACGATGTTGGGAAGGCAGCTTTGCATTCCCATTCAAAACGGAAAGCTTGTCTTGTCGCCATTTGAAGATATTATCCTGCTCGATTTTGAAGCGCTTGCAGGAAGACGAGAGTGCGTTATTCAAGTGATGAGTGAATCAGCTCCAGCGGAAGCTCCGCAACAGCAACGGATGTAAAGGAGAAGCATGTACAGAAAAAAAGAAAGTGTTCAACAAGACTTGGAACAAAAAATACATTTTCAGAAAAATGAAATTGCGAGAGAACTTTTTGGACCTCATGATGAGCATGTGAAATTTTTAGCAGAAAAGTTGGGTATTCGCGTTCATGTTCGAGGAACGCAGTTAACCTTGTTGGGAAAAGCGCACGATGTAGAAGGGGCAAAGAAAATTCTTCAAACGCTTTATCTCCACATTCAGAATGGAAAAAGTATTATGAGTTCTGAAATTGAGGATGCGATTAAAATGATGTTACGTGACGAAAACACAAATGTTGAACATGTTTTTGAAGATATTATTTTTCAAACTTCAAAAAAAAGAAGCTTGAAGGTGCGGAATGCTGCGCAAAGAAAATACCTTGAGCTGATGCACAACAAAGACCTTGTGTTTGCAATTGGACCAGCAGGAACAGGAAAAACATATATTGCAGTTGCTGTAGCATTAACCCATTTGCTAAAACGAAAAGTTTCAAAAATTATTCTCACCAGACCAGCCGTTGAAGCAGGTGAAAAATTGGGTTTTCTTCCGGGTGACCTGCAAGACAAGGTGAATCCCTATTTGCGGCCGTTGTATGATGCGTTGTATGACATGCTTGAACCTTCTAAAGTGGATGAGCTTTTACAAAACGATACCATCGAAGTTGCACCTATTGCGTTTATGCGTGGAAGAACTTTGAACAATGCCTTCATCATTTTGGATGAGGCGCAAAATTGTACGTATCAGCAAATGAAAATGTGTCTCACCAGAATGGGAGCTGATTCCAAAATGGTGATCACGGGAGACATTACTCAAATTGATTTGCCAAAAGGCGAATCTTCAGGCTTGTTGGAAGCGAAGAAAATTTTAAGCCACATTCCAAGTATTGCCTTTCACGAATTTGAAGACGAAGACGTAGTTCGACATGAACTTGTTCAAGATATTGTAAACGCCTATCAAAAACATGAAGTGAAACAAAAATGAAAAAAATTCAGGAATTTTTAAACTCTTTGATTCAACTTCCTTCTCAAGCTAAGAAAAAAAGCGAGAGGGGTTTTCTTGATTATTACTTTCAATATCCACTTGTAAAATGGTGCGCGGTTCTTTGTTTGGGAATGGCCATCACGTTCATCACTACCTTTTCATTTCAGAGTATTCCAAAAACATTGCAGCTTGGTTCTATTGCAACACAAGATTTTAAAGCCGATCGCAGTTATGAAATTGTGGATGAAGATGCTACAAAAAAATTAAGAGACGAAGCCAGAGCCGCTGTGATTCCATTGTATGTTTTTGATGAAAGTCTCAAGTTTTCAAAAGTGGAAAAAGTTCATAGCGCATTTCGCGAAACCAGAGCAAAAGCATATGACATGGCATTTTTCCATGCGAAAGAAAAAAAGCTGGATAAGAAATCGTTTGTCCTTACCGAAAATGACAAAGAAGTTTTAAGTGAACTCTTCACAAAACATTTTGGCATTAAACCAAACGCCGAGCAATGGACTATGTTGGTGAAAGAACGTTTTAGTTCACGTGTCGAAACCATGCTTGTGCAACAGCTTGAAGAGGCTATGGACGCACCACTTGTGAGTGATAAAGCAAGTTTAGAGAGCAATAAAGATACCGGAATTATTGTTCGCAAAAAACAAGGTATAGGTTCAAGTGCTGTTGTTCTTGGAGAAACAAAAGTAAATAATGTTTTAAAAATTTCCTCGGTAGACGAAGTAAAAGCAAAGCTTCAAAAAAAATCACTTCCAGCTCAAGGGCTTTATACACGACATTCCATCCCAAAAATAATTGATCTTGCAGCCTCGCTTGTAGAAGCAAATTGTATTTTCGCCAGACAGGAAACTGAAGAGCTGAAAGAAAAAGCAGCGCAGAATGTTAAAAATGTCATTATTAAAATATCTCCGGGGGAAATTATTATTCGCCATGGAGCACGCTTTGAACCGTGGCATCACAAGGTTTTAAAGGGAATTCAAAAAGAAAGAGGAAAGGGTACTTATCCTTACGAATTTTTTGGAACCTTGTTGTTGGTGATGCTTGTGCTTGTGGTTCCTTTTTATGTGGGAGAAAAATTTCTCACTCGTTTCCATCCCAACACTTCAGATTATTTGCTCATGGCGAGTGTTGCCCTTATCTGTCTTTTTGTGCTCAGAATTTCGCTTATTCTTTCTCCCGCCATTACGCAGGCACTGATGTTTTCTCTTCCCGAAAAAGCGCTGATTTACGCCATTCCTTTCTCTGCCGCGGTGATGTTGATAAGAATGTTTCTCTCCATTGAAAGCGCTCTCATTTTTGCCATTCCCATGACAGTGTTTTCTGGTTTGTTTGTAGAAACTGGCGTGAATACGGTTGCCTTTGTTCTCATCAGTAACTTTGCGGCCATCATTATGATGAAGCATATTGATCGCCGAACCATGATCATTCGCGCTGGTGCAGCCGTTGGTCTTTTTAGCGCGCTTACTATGTTGGGTTTGAAGTTTATTTCCATTTCTTCTGTTGAAGAATCTTCAACCGCTTCTGATATTTTTTGGTTTATGACGTTTGCTTTTTTCGGAGGTATAACCAGCTCAATTGTAACCATGATTTTTCTTCCTATTTTGGAATCTGTTTCGGGTTATGTCACCGATATTAAATTGCTTGAACTTGCAAATTTAAATCATCCTCTTCTTCGCGAACTCATTGTTCAAGCTCCAGGAACTTATCATCACTCGCATTTAGTGGGTATGTTGGGTGAAGCAGCGGCAGAGAAGATTGGAGCAAACTCTTTGTTGGTAAGGGTTTCCGCCTACTACCATGATATTGGAAAAATGAAAAAACCATCCTATTACATCGAAAATACAAAAGGCGAGTCGAAGCACGATAAACTTTCTCCGCATATGTCTGCACTGATTGTTGCCTCTCATGTTAAAGATGGACTGGAGATGGCGAAGAACGCAAAAATTCCAAAGTCAATTATGGATATGATTCCACAACATCATGGAACAAGAATGATTAGCTTTTTCTACAAAAAAGCAAAAGAGCTTGCAGATCCTAATTTGCAAAAAGTGAATCGAGAAGACTTTTGTTATCCTGGACCAAAACCACAAACAAGAGAAGCCGCCATTATGATGCTTTCTGATGTGGTGGAGGCTTCCGTGAGATCGCTGAAAGAAAAAAGTGCTACGCGCATTCAGCAAATTGTGCGACGTTCCATCACCGATGTGTATACCGAGCGCCAACTAGATGAATCAGAACTAACCTTGAAAGATTTAAATGACATTGGTAAGGCTTTCGTGCATATTCTGCTTGGTATTTATCATGAACGTGTTGAATATCCCCGAGATACACTTCTAGAGCGACAAGAACATCAAGAGTATACAGAGAAGGAGAATCAGCTTGAGGTTTCTGATTCAGAATCAACATCCAAAGAAGATCGCGTGGGCAAGGTCAGCCGTCTTGACCATGCTCGCAAAAATTCCCATTAAAAAAATTCAAGGCAAAGATGCTGTAAGCCTCATTTTCACCGACAACAAAACCATTTCTCACCTTGCAGCTACATTCAAGCATAAACCGGGAGCCACTGATGTGCTTTGTTTTCCGGCCGATGATGTTTGGGACGAAACTGCAGGTGAAATTGTGATTTCACTTGATACCGCAAAGGCTCAAGCCAAGGCGCGAGGTGTTAAGCTTCAAGATGAAATAGTGTTGTTGGTTATTCACGCACTTCTTCACCTTCAAGGTTTCGACGATCAAACCGAAAAAAAATACAGCGCGATGAAAAGGAAAGAAGCCGAATTTTTTCTTCAGGTGCTCTCATGACATTAACTCAAGTTCAAAAATATCTTCTTTCGTGTTTGAGTGGATTGCTTATTAGCTTTTCACTTCCGCTTTCCATTGGTGGCCATCCGCTTCCGTGGCTTGGTTTTTTAGCATGGATTGCTTTAGTGCCAATGTTGCTTGCAACTCAAAACGAATCTCCAAAAAGCACGTATCGATTTTCGTTTATCACCTTGTTTCTTTCGTTCAGTATTTCTCTTTCGTGGACGTATTATGCCATGCACAATTTTGGAGGAATGAGTTCGCTTGCCAGTATACTTACTGCACTTTTGCTTTCTCTTCTTATGGCGGCTCTTTTGGCGTTAGCTCCTTTTACGGCAAAATACTTACAACGAAAAACAGGACAAGAGTACATTGTCTTGCTTCCCGTGTGTTGGGTCGTCTTTGAGTTTGTGCGCACCTTTTTTCCGTTTGGTGGATTTCCTTGGGCTGATCTTTCGCTCTCACAATCACCGTTCATTCACTTCATTCAATTTGTCGATATTACGGGAGTGTATGGGCTGTTGTTTTTTATTGTCTGGATAAACCAAATCTTGTCCGAATTCATTTTGCACCGTTTTGGGATGAAGCAAAGTTTCCTCAAGCAAAAAATAACCTTAAGCATTTTTTTTCTCGTTCTCGTTTTTGGATATGGTGTGTATCAAGTGCAGACTTTCGCAAGCGTAACGCAAGGTGCACCTCGTCTAAAAGTTGGTTTGGTTCAGGCGAATATCCCTCAAGATAAAAAATGGGATGAAAAGTTTATGGTGACAAATCTTTTTCTTCATCAGGAGATGTCGCGTCAACTGTTTAAGGCAAACACAGATCTTGTCGTTTGGCCGGAAGCTGCCTTCCCACAAATGTTTCCCGAGGCAGTGAGTTCATTTCCGCCAGAAGTGTTTGGCATTCCAAAAACAAAAGATGAGGCCTATCTTCTTTTTGGTGCGCTTACGACCGATGATCATCAACATCTTTTTAATTCAGCGGTTCTCATCGATGAAACGGGAAAAAAGAAAGCAGTTTATCACAAGCAACACCTTGTTCCTTTTGGAGAATATATTCCATTGGCAAATGTTTTTCCATTTTTGCACAAGCTTTCGGTTCCCGTTGGTGATTTTGAAGAAGGCAGTGGAAGAAGTGTTTTGCCTCTTTCGATGGGAAGATTTAGTGTTGCCTCTCTCATTTGCTTCGAGGGAGTTTTTCCGCAAATCAGCCGTCGTCAAGTAGATGCGGGCGCATCCCTTTTGGTAAGCCTCACCAATGACGCTTGGTATGGACCCAGCAGCGCGCCACATCAGCATTTGGCACACACCGTTTTTCGTGCGGTTGAAAACAAGCGTTCCTTAGTAAGAGCTGCAAACACAGGATTTTCCGCCGTTGTTGATCCGCTTGGTCATATTTTGCAGAAATCTCCCTTGTTTGATCAATCCCTTATCGTTTCCGATGTTTCCCTCATCGAAGCAAAAACGCTTTATACCAAGCTTGGCGACTGGTTTCCTTGGTCGTGCGTTGCGTATATAGCCATTGCATTTCTTTTCTCCTTTATTAAAAGGCGTGGCTCTGGAGAAAAGAGTGTATGGGTGTAAAAGAAATTACAGAACGTCTCGAAGGTTATCGAAAAAAACTTGAAGACCTTTCCGTGCAATTGCGCATCTCTGAAAAAAAAGATCGGCTTGCATACCTGCAACAAAAAGCTCAAGAGCCAACTTTTTGGGATGACACCA includes these proteins:
- a CDS encoding phosphate starvation-inducible protein PhoH, encoding MYRKKESVQQDLEQKIHFQKNEIARELFGPHDEHVKFLAEKLGIRVHVRGTQLTLLGKAHDVEGAKKILQTLYLHIQNGKSIMSSEIEDAIKMMLRDENTNVEHVFEDIIFQTSKKRSLKVRNAAQRKYLELMHNKDLVFAIGPAGTGKTYIAVAVALTHLLKRKVSKIILTRPAVEAGEKLGFLPGDLQDKVNPYLRPLYDALYDMLEPSKVDELLQNDTIEVAPIAFMRGRTLNNAFIILDEAQNCTYQQMKMCLTRMGADSKMVITGDITQIDLPKGESSGLLEAKKILSHIPSIAFHEFEDEDVVRHELVQDIVNAYQKHEVKQK
- the ybeY gene encoding rRNA maturation RNase YbeY, producing the protein MLAKIPIKKIQGKDAVSLIFTDNKTISHLAATFKHKPGATDVLCFPADDVWDETAGEIVISLDTAKAQAKARGVKLQDEIVLLVIHALLHLQGFDDQTEKKYSAMKRKEAEFFLQVLS
- the lnt gene encoding apolipoprotein N-acyltransferase, which codes for MTLTQVQKYLLSCLSGLLISFSLPLSIGGHPLPWLGFLAWIALVPMLLATQNESPKSTYRFSFITLFLSFSISLSWTYYAMHNFGGMSSLASILTALLLSLLMAALLALAPFTAKYLQRKTGQEYIVLLPVCWVVFEFVRTFFPFGGFPWADLSLSQSPFIHFIQFVDITGVYGLLFFIVWINQILSEFILHRFGMKQSFLKQKITLSIFFLVLVFGYGVYQVQTFASVTQGAPRLKVGLVQANIPQDKKWDEKFMVTNLFLHQEMSRQLFKANTDLVVWPEAAFPQMFPEAVSSFPPEVFGIPKTKDEAYLLFGALTTDDHQHLFNSAVLIDETGKKKAVYHKQHLVPFGEYIPLANVFPFLHKLSVPVGDFEEGSGRSVLPLSMGRFSVASLICFEGVFPQISRRQVDAGASLLVSLTNDAWYGPSSAPHQHLAHTVFRAVENKRSLVRAANTGFSAVVDPLGHILQKSPLFDQSLIVSDVSLIEAKTLYTKLGDWFPWSCVAYIAIAFLFSFIKRRGSGEKSVWV